One segment of Fimbriimonadales bacterium DNA contains the following:
- a CDS encoding AraC family transcriptional regulator, giving the protein MKESFSENKDSVTVSYHEINAMVRLGQRLELEAYFRRFEKDLIALAERDLKMAQSRFISLITILVNSVLEIGAAQDTERRIAEAAELALHAKDADALLQIVREFLQKTTECASPQKNRYSEEIIEKAKQIILDNFHMPITDEWVAQQVHLSRSHFRYLFKVVTGMPFMRFVTEVRLNQARKYLETTSLSVKEICARIGYTDTSGFSRAYKTYHGVPPVIHRKASV; this is encoded by the coding sequence ATGAAAGAATCTTTTTCGGAAAATAAAGACAGCGTCACTGTAAGTTATCACGAGATCAATGCGATGGTGCGCTTGGGGCAGCGCTTAGAACTCGAAGCATATTTCCGTCGCTTCGAAAAAGATTTAATCGCATTAGCCGAACGAGATTTAAAAATGGCGCAAAGCCGCTTCATTTCGCTCATAACGATACTCGTGAATTCCGTCTTAGAAATCGGTGCAGCGCAGGATACGGAACGCAGGATTGCAGAAGCGGCGGAACTCGCTTTACATGCGAAAGATGCAGACGCTCTTCTCCAAATTGTTCGAGAGTTTTTGCAAAAAACCACCGAATGCGCATCGCCACAAAAAAATCGTTATTCGGAAGAAATTATCGAAAAGGCGAAGCAAATTATTTTAGATAATTTTCATATGCCGATTACCGATGAATGGGTAGCGCAACAAGTGCATTTGAGCCGCTCCCATTTTCGCTATCTATTCAAGGTCGTTACCGGAATGCCTTTTATGCGCTTCGTAACCGAGGTGAGATTGAATCAAGCGAGGAAATATTTAGAAACGACTTCCTTGTCTGTAAAAGAAATTTGCGCTCGCATTGGATATACGGACACGAGCGGATTTTCTCGTGCGTATAAAACCTACCACGGAGTCCCCCCCGTAATTCATAGAAA